The DNA sequence tttttttatatagtaatGGATAAGATTACTATTCCTTATTTTGATAAAAGAGGGACGTGGTGGTGAATGCACATGAACATTCATTTGCTATATTATACAATGACAAGTGGGTGATACAGAAAGCTAGCTAGGGGATGAATTCAAATGTCATAATCAACAGCCTGCACTGCAAGAAGCAAACTGCCATTGTATTGGTCTTGCAAGTTGCATGGTGGAGCGTGGAGAATTACATCATAAATCTCTGTCTCTGTCCAACTATTTCATTATGTAATTGATTAGACTTGAGGAAATTCTGCACTACTAATCTTGAAAATTTCAAAAACATTAGGGAAACTACTCTGGTggttgtaattttttaaattataaatttacctAAAGAATTGCTTTTTAAGAGAGGTAAAGAgatttcaaactttacatttttatatttattttttacatctaacatcaattttttcattaaaaattaataaaattattatattatctgaCAAATTATTACcgatttattttatcatattagtgaaattcaaaatataatgaattaaaattaaaaattttagagtttaattaaaaaacttttaaaattcaagataaaattgtaattttttaaaatgttataatttttcatcattgttttttaaaattaaaatttataatattaaaatattattatcataaattttttaattttatcaatactttagtatataatttattttaatttaactatGAATTAAATCACTTTCTATAAACAAGAACATTTAAAATGCTATCAATGCAACttacttttaattaaatttgtattatcatattatttaaaaaattcctCTGAAAGATTAATTTGCACAAATTAgtatatttagtttaaaatttaattaatatttttaatatttaaaatttcgcTTATGCTTCCTATTTGTTTGAAAGTAAAATTACTTTGGTTGGCATTTGTAGCGAAATTTCTTTTGCAAGAACGGGTACGGGTTGCGGGTATTGGACTCAGATGGGCTTTATAGATGAAAAAGCAAGCCCATAGTGACTCGAAGTTTCGAATTTCTACCAAATCTTGAAATGGGTTGAAATGTTGGGCTCAGGTGCAAAGTGCAATGCCTATTGGGGCCAATAAAAGCCCAGCCCACTGAACTCAACTCCGTTTGGTGCGAGCATCTCCCGTTTTTATAATCGGAACGGCGACACGCTTTTTTCTCCGTTGTTTCACTAGAAAACCACCTCAAAACCAGCAGATACACCATCAGCCACTCGCAGTGTCATTTGATGGAGGAAGGGGAGAGTGTATTGGAAGCTATCTATGAAGAAGACGACATACTAGAAGAGGCTGAAGATGTTGAGATGGCTGATGTAGAAGAAGGAGAGCTGGTTGAGCCTAAGTCACAAATTGATCACGGAAAGAGCAACGGTGGTGGCGATGGCGGTGGTGGTGGGAGTGCGTGTGTCAGTGGGAATGAAGCTTCACAGAGCAAAAACCGCAGGCGTAGGGAAAATAAGAAGAGGAACAGGAAAAAGAGAGGCAGTCTAGGGCCAAACGTAACAGATATAAATAGGTAATTTTTCTACTGAAATGCCGTAAAGGAATCCCTAAACTCATGTTAATCCTTTTTCTTGTATGTTTGCAGGTTTGTGATAGATACATGTAGACgtctgaaagagaaaaaatccTACATGGTATATACTGCTGTATCTTGCCTGGGAGTTTCTGCATTAAGTGATATGGTGAAAGAGGTAGTTTTCTGAatgaaagtttttaaataagtGATTCAAGTAATTATTGTTTATAAACAGCAAGATTGATGTTCAGCTATGTTTATTAACTGTTTTTGCTAGACAGATTGTGATATGATGCTTCAAGGTGAATGTGCATTCAAAGATTTATTTGGATGGCAAAATTTATGGTTTCCTGATTCTGATTTAATCTTTAGAAGAACCTAAGAGTAGATATTGTTGGAGTATGGTGTTAATATGAATTTGTCCCAATGGTGCTTTTCTcatttgaagatttttgggcTGCATTGTTAATGCTAAGCAAGCATTTTTCTTCAAACCAACTCTTCATTATTATTTGTCTAGTGTTGGTAGGTACCTTTTTCTCGGGATGTTTTTTACCTTACCCCTCCTAGTATTGCCTCCTTTTCCTCCCTATGACAATAGCTTTAGAAATAAATCACCTGGCTGTTTTGGTATGACAAGTAATATTTACTTGATTCCTGATAGAACAGGTGAGAATTTGAATTTGTACTAGCCCAGAGGAATTAATCACTCTGGATACCTGATTCTGTATATTTCTTCTCTACCCTTGCATCTTTTCATTGCAGAAGCATTTTGCTGCAAATTCTATGCTCTGAGATGAAATATACCTTGGCTGAACCACTGCATCATTTTCTCTTTATAGGTtgtaattaattagttattactattatattttactcttttttttctttattttgtatGCATACCAGTTTATTTCTTCCACCTGATAGGTTTGCATATATTAAACAGACAGTTGTAGAACTAGGTAACTTTCCTATGTTCTTGTAAATAATTAATCCTTTATGTTTAAGATTTGAATCTttaactctttatgctttttGGATAGACCGAAAGTTAAATCATAATATATggtgtaattttttttcttttttttttccaggttGGGGGAGGGGGAGTTTGTCCGTCAAAGTCCTGTACACATATAATTACAATCTTGTTGCTTAGCTGTGCGTTTATTTATCTGATTCTTTcgggtgtatatatatatatatatatataaataaagctACAATATATGTTTCATCATCCTTATAGTATTCTCCATATTTTTGTTTGGCTATATACTCTCTTATTTTTCCTAATAGCAGGATTATCTGTTGAACAACAGTTGCACACTTTTTTCTTCTATGTATATTGCTAGATATGCATTCTAAACTATTGAAGTTTCAGGTTGATGCAATTCAGGCTTGTGGAGGACAGATGACTGCTGATGGCAGACGCTGTCGAACTGGCGGTGGAATATTATGGAACATACTGAAAACCAGAGAACCAATGGCCTACAAAGAGATAATGAAAAAGTCCAAGGACTTTGAGGTGTGTAAATATTATTTCCAGTAAATATATCGAAGCTGCCTCATCCAAGCACTAAGTTGCCTAGAAAATGTGATTGCATGAATTGCATATGGAACTATGTTTTGTTTTTATAAACATGTGCTTGCGTATTTGTTGTCTTTGTATTGCATCCACAAGCTTTCACCCATTCCCCTCTTTGGTCACTCAAAAAAGGTTATGaacttcaaatatttaattccaTCTGTATGCTGTTCAAGGATTTGTAATGCATTGTGCTTCTACTAGAGTACCAAGTTTGTTCACTTACTATCAAGTATTAATCTATACAATCCGGATTTAATCTTTTCAGAAGCAACTTAAACAGCCAAATATTCGACAAGCACCACAGCAAAACAAGGAAGATTCCTCTCAAGAAACTACATTTTCACTAACTGATAAGGTTGCATCTAATGGTCCAGATGGTTCTCAAGTAGCGCCTCAAAATCAGCATGAACAGTACAATGCTGAGCAGAAACTAAGATCTGTTCATGACAGAATGAGGGTACCTGTTTCATATGATGACCTACTTGATAATGATCCAAAAAATAATTCTGCCTCTGCGTGATTTTTGGGAAACGTGGATTTTGGCTTGGTTTCACTGGGGACTTATATATAGGCATGCTGacacttcttctttttcttttgatgCAAAATAGAAAACTCTCATGTTTTATTTACTGGAGAGTGTTATTATCGATTATTGGTTCAATAGaataataattgatttttttgtcCTCTTACTCTTGAATATAGAATGTTGTTTCCTTGCCATTTAATCTTTTGCTATTGGTTACTAATCATGATTCCTTCTTAGTTTAGCGATATCACTATTGCATTGCAATTTGGAGCTAGAGGGTAAAATAAACTTTTGACTTGTTTTTTTTGCGCGAAGTAATAAGTAGATTGCGTAGGACTATGGCCAAACTAACTATATTATAGGGAATGAATGTTTGGAAACCTAAGGTAGAACATACCCACAAGTTTGATAGATATTAAGATATCCCATCTCATATAATGTGAAGGTAATGTTAATTTGGTGTCTAACaatgaagagaaaaaaaaaattatatcatcgACTCCAAGTAGTTGAGATTAAAACTTAATTGTTGTGAAAATATATGCAAAGAATTCATCCAAAGCCAGGTAATTGAGTTGGACCAATGGGCGATGATAATGTATGAAATCAATAGAAAGAATGGGGCTTTACTCATAACTATATCTTTTATGTTTAGAATCGTGGTATTGCAGTGGTAACTTTTATAATTCATTGCAATTATGCATACATGggaagttttattttcactttctTTGTATTGAAATTGGTTCTGTCTCAAATGATTCTTGGGGATTATTTCCCAGAGATAGTGAAATGAACTGTTTATGTATTTCTTTTTCTGTATTAATATGTAGCTACACATCATATATCTCAAATCTTAATTAGACAACAGCATTTTCAATATAAGCTGCACCAAAGAGAAATGACAACGTTCAACTGGAACTATAACTAAGGCCGGAGTCAGCTGCATCCTGCCGGTGCCTCTTATTCAGGAAGAGGCAAACTGCAGTACAATCATCCACCTTTGAACATGGGAACTTCTTCTTCCAAGTGGCTACAGCCGCCTCCACCACTGCCTTCGCCGCTGCTTGTTCGCTATCTGCCGCCCACACAATGGACGCTACTTGGCTGTTACTAAGCACATCCCACACCTGAATTCCCATGAAAAAATCAACCCAACAGCCATTAACACAACAtttttgaaaggaaaattatGAATTCCCATGGAAATAGGCTTACCCCATCTGTTGCTAGAATGATGAATTGGTCATTAGATGCTAATCGGCGATGAGAGATCTCAGGCAATGCAATTACTCCATGGTTTTTGAGTAGAAAATCTCCGAAAGCTCGAGACATGGCTAGGCCTGGAGTGTCTTCATGCGGTAACCACACTCTCTGGATGTGTGGCTCTTCTTTCAGGGCAAGCACTCTACCATTACACTTCCTTATTCTCTCAGCTTCACCTGAAAATTATAGTTTTAACAGTTGATTCGTCAGAAATTACAGCCTcccaaaagagaagaaaaagaaaaaagaaagaaaaaaagaagaagccaTACTTGGCACAGTAGGCTTCAAATCTGTGGTTAATTGAACAGGCATGATTTCATTCTCACTGATTGTACCCAACACTGCCCTTGAGTCTCCAAGATTAGCTATAACAAGATCTTCTCCCTGTTTGATTTTTCAATACAAGAAAAAACATGAACAAAAGTTATTCATCAAAATTCCAAACCTTTATGCTtgtacttaattttattttgaaaatttactaaaaatattaaaatgtttttaatattttaaaattttaaaatttttactactTAGTGATTCCGTTGATTATAACCGTtgagtaatttattatttagtttttatagtttagaaaaacttattagttagattttttaattttataaaaaatttactaatagtACTTTCATATCTactgcattttaatttttttttaaatatttaacacTAAAATTAAGGAATATACTGATTAGTAGAGTTTCTAAAAAACAAAACCAATAGACTAACTAACGCGTTTCCTTCAAATATAGAAATTTCCCTTTTTTTCGTAAACTTACCTGTTTCAGAACAACTACTGCTGTGGTTCCACTGCAAGAGCAATCTAAATTCTCTTGAAGCTTGATCTCCTTGTCCATCACCTTGAAGGCATTAACACAAGCCTCTTTCCATGTATAAAAATTCTTGCTTGGCAATGAAACATCTTCAACTTCTTCATTGTTGCCATCTGCAACTCTCTTCATCTTCTCCAAGGCATTTTTTTGGCCAAGTAACAGAGTAGGCAAGCTATTCCTCACAATCTTGCTCACTATGTGACCATTTTTTCCATGCCCATCAAAAACTCCACAAAAAGCTCCATCTTCCACTCCATAACCCTTGaaacaacaaaataaaaaatgggTTTCTGTTATAATTGAAGAACAACAAGAATGAAAACAGGTAAAGATGAAATCTAAAGAGAAATCCATTAACCAACCTGATGAAGAATAGCAGAATCTTGATTTAACCCTTTGCTTCCTTCTCTTGAATAAAGGGAACAAAGCTTGTTAAAAGCAATATTTTCTTCCAAGTATATAACATTTTCAAGGCCATCTTCTGCCTGGTGTATCTCTGAAGATGCAGAGGATATGCAGATTCCCATTTCAACTTGTATAAGATTTCTTATTTCTCAACTAACTTATTAAACTCCAACGACCAGTGAATTAGTCTCCTTAATCATGAATTTAAGGACCACATCAGGCGCATGTTAGCcaagtaattattatttttaaacttagAAAGTGGCTCCCAGAGAGATGAAAGCACAACCTGCCATAATAATTCActgttttttaatgttattttttgTGTATTATTCTGGACTACCCCAAGATTCACTTAAAGAGGCATcttattatcaattttataaGGCTAATTATTTATATGGAGTAATAGTTTTGTAGTCAAAtccatattttataaattttcaaaaaaaccctagttaaaattagtaaaaaagATGATTATTTTGTGAATTTCATGAGGATCATAGATTTCAATTTTCATGTTTGTGAACCCCATCAGGCTATTGCTTGCATACTGATCAAGAATACTTTCTTAAAGAAGCAAAAGAGAAAAAGTGGTAAATAGGTGGGGCTCAATTATAATTAGACCCTAATTAGGGTTTGATTTGTTTAGCATTGATTGattctaagtttttttttttttaagtattaaatcaCTAAatcaatgaataaaaaatagaaaaaaaaattcaaatcataAAAAAGTTGAATCCTTAATCAAGTGTCCTAACTTTTTTAATATGTAGTTAATTAAATAGCTGTGGCAGTTTTGACAAATAAATAAGAAGATATAAATAGttcaatatattatattattagctTCAAGTCAAgtcattaataataaatatcgtttattaataacaaataatgaaatttataatataatatttaagttatagtaaaattaataatttattatttatttttaataataaataatttaatttaaaaaatttttatttatcaataaaataatatttttattaaagtcaacaataatttgaaaaaatcaatcaaattaaatgaattaaataattataaatattaaaattataaaaattaaattattaaaagtaaaatttaaacaattaaatggctaacaatttaaattttaatagtattacaattttaaattgcgtaataaataattttaatagtattaCTGTTTAAATATCCCAGTTGACTTCTAAAGTTTAGGAAAGTATTATTTTGTAGTTGGCCCTATTTCTTCCAAGTGTGTGGATGAtgattactattattatttatttttattattattataaataaataaaaacatccTTTTCCCCTTTAAACTATAGCGAAAATATTGTTTTGTGGTCGTCGTAtttggtttaaattaaaaaatttaatataattaattaatttaaatttttaattttttatttttttatatgatttgatttttatttttaaaaattttgattatttctattcaattttattttattttaattaaaaaaattaataaaattaaattgattaataataatactatatttttttaaacttctATTAAATGGAAGGTTAATTTATAaccaaaattatatttttttattatttttctcacCAATATCCCTATGAATGGACATAAAAACATTAAGTGTTAAGGGCATATTTagacaaattaattattttatttctttttttttttaaagataacaACTTTAGATTTCCATGAAAGGACAAGTGTCTTGAAAGCTACTCAAAATTTCtttaatcatgttttaataTTAGTATGAATTCATGAAATTTGTCAAATGATTGTATTTTCCCCATACTTaagcttttttttattttcaggaTTTCAAAATTTCTTACATGAAATATAAAGAGATTGgggttttatttaaaatttaaacctttttttttcaaataatctATTAAAAACTGACATTAATTACTTAAAAAAACTgatattaataagaaaaaataaacaaattaaaaaccaTCATAGTTAGTCAAAAGGCCGCACATGTATTGGTGGAAGGCAAAACTCGTGAGAAAACAAAACAACTAGAAATCAATTGTGGAAATTAATATTCCATGGGAACAGATGTCTAAATATAATTTGTCCAGAACAATGGAGGGTGGCAATTTCAGTCTTCTCTATCTTATCCTATCAGCTCactccttttcttttcctttattttgGATAACTATCACATCTTATCAACATTTGTAACTTCTTCTATATTGCTTTGGTAACCAAAATAATTGATTTCTTCCTGATTCGAGGTTTTTGATTCTTATTTATTCTAtggttttttaaattttttattcaacatTAATTaagtcttattttttatttatttcaaatattGTGACTATTATTATTCCTATTGCAATTCTATAATCTCAACAATCCAAAAACATTAGGAGTATCGAGAAAATTAAtggaattcaattaatttaaaattttaatttgattttttatttatttcgatttatttttaattttaaaaatttcagttattttaattcgattttgattagaaaaaattaaaaaaatcgaatcgaacttagtgataataatatattattttcaataaaagagattatatcatattaaaattaaaatattttaattaaaattaaaatattttaattaaattttaaaatattaaaaataaaatgtaaaaaataaaaaaatttattaaaaatttaaatcgattaaatcgaatcaaatcgaattataccggtttgattcaattcaatttctaactaaaatcgatttgatttgattttcatacatactaaaatttcaattttcaatttattcaattcaattcaattttaaactgaatcgaCTTAATACTCAcccttaattttaattaattctccgttttataatttttgttgcTTTTTTGAGAGCTATGTAATACAATGATTTGtaggtaaaaaaatatttcttttttagaattaataattttataaaaaattaattcaattaatttttatttaaaatgaaaagatttaattttttaaattaaagttttttacataatttttaaaaattattttaattttttttataaaataaatcatactaAATATTAAACTCATGTGAAAatggattttatatttatacccataataaattaaaataaatgggtATTACTAATAACAGATTTTACTAGCTAACTCTTTGTTTTCAACAATTTAGTTCAGtgtatttccttttttttaaatcaattttcatatttaaaaatataataattaaatagtttaatttgttaacttttttttacttaaaacttaagttatttttaaaaatataattcatgCAAAAAATGTGATTTtgtgataatttatttatttttaaaatgttattcTAACTTCATCatgtcattttttaatttttattggatgaattaagatttatattttaatttatttattattaattataattttgaaaaatttaaattcactaattgcatttatatttataaaatagagGGCTTGATGGCTCAGAAGGCCTAAACttcaaatgtttttttttttttaatttatcaattctatccaaaattattaatattaattacaattttttaagatgataaaatataaataaataaaacctgAAAAACTATTTTAAccagaaaaaatatataaatttcagtGTTTATCAATGATGATGTAAGATATATttgttttgaatatttatagaaaagctgatctcttttttatttattttttgaataaaaaatcttttattttctaattcaaataaaaatttttgtatGATAATTGATATATAGATGTAAAATTAGAATTGTTATcattacattaaaattaataaaattaaaaaataaaataaaattgaaaaaagggaaatgtttggggtttttattCATTAGGAGTAAAAGAAAATATAGTaaaatgattaataaaattcacttaatatttaattttcataatataCAGCATAGCATTTCActtgtttttaaataaaaataaattataaatttctaatgactttaaaaataagaaatataataaaataaaaatatcaaaatagattaaaaataaataaacatgtcaaaatggattaaaaatatttttaattccatttattaaattaaattattatttcaataaaatgCTAGCTTTTACCTGAATTATTGTAATttaagtaaattatattttcatttcctctatatttttaaaattaaatatttaaatttttaaataattaattcgtTCAAAATCGAAGTTTTTCATTCATAATTAGTCAATCAATTAAAagagagaataaatattttaaatatttaaaatattatcatgaacgcttaaattatttttaacttttaacaTGAGTTGagaattttatattatgtaaaaattattttgattcctAAAATTTAGGATAATTGatatatcaatttttatatttttaaaattaaattattaaatctctAATGTACGGTCATTTTTTTATCCATTATAAATATGAGTTCAAAATTAATAGATGATTAAATTTTTCTGAAAATTTcatctattatatatattagttCAAAATTAGTAAACgataaaattttttcttaatatataatttctttttaaaatataattttttaaaaatatttttttataaaaaagttaataacTTATTTAAGATTATTTGGTCccacttaaaaataattaaaattataaatatttttgaaaagttttgaaattataagtattaaaatattttaataaataaaaattaaagaataaattaattaaatcaaatattataaataaaaattaatggagatttatgtgttttttaaataaaaatataaaaaataaaaatatttaaattataataaatgataataaaCTAATTATAAAGGAATTTATGTatacgattttaaaaatatagacactgatttattaattatattaaaatttaagaactcaaatatagtttatttatttaaaaaagaataataaaaatatttttatatttttaatggtaaaaatgaataaaagaacCTCATGGACtgattatagaaaaatttaagtgtttaattttaaaaatataggatcaattcattaattatactaaaatttatgaattaaaatataatttatttttataattttatttttaatattaaattctttttttttaaataacaatcGAGAATTGagagattaaaatttaaaatttatcaaaattagtCAGACCAACTTATTAACCGTCTGTGAGATATTTTTTTgagattataattataaattattacatGTCATATACAATCATGAAACTACCAGACCAATTTATGACAATTTACGAAGGAAGCTAGTAAGCAATTGCTAAACATGATAAAGCCGGCATATTATTGAGACAATCATACAAGTAGATAGcttcaaaattaataaaggCTTAATACTCAATTTTGCgagaaatttaatttagtataatttaaaatttttttatataaattagtgcaaaatttttaatttaaattcaattagcaaaaaaaaaaaaaaaaaaaaaaaatcaaacatcTATAATTTTCAGCCTAAACCAACAAATAATTCCTCTCTGCGTTATAAAATACTTTTCTTGCTACGACTCCAAAATCAGCCGAAAAGCCAAGAGGCATCCACGATCTGATGGTCACTCCTTCTATATACTAAATTAACTTCTTGAAACGAAGTTACCAAATTCTAATGAGAAGACATGAAGTAAATCACATTGTAGTAAAATATCACTACAATGTTTTCATCACAAGAGAATAAAAGATGAAGGTAGTAGGGCAGAATGAATTTGACAAAGACTTCAAACATATTTTGATTCCCTCCTTCATTAGCAAATATGAATTTCTTGCTCATGGTTCATTTGAAACTACATATTTTCAGCAAAAGCTCAACAGCACATATAAAACCAAATGTTCACACTTTGAGCAGGAAGCTTAGTAGCACACTATAAAGCCAAAAACTAAACGCAACATGAATTTGCTAGCAGATTGTTGATGATCTCATTGGCTAGATATTGGAACAGGATCTTCACCATTTCCTGAATCAGCTACAGGAGATCTCTTTGTTAGAGACTTTATGTCCATGTCATCTTGTGTGCAACGTTGCTGAGGGTGTGATAGCATAATAGACAGATGTCGCAGGAGGACTCGTAGACCCTGCCCAGTCTCATAGATGTAGCCCTCATATTCGCTAACATGTTCAAGGGTGTCAACAAGTGC is a window from the Manihot esculenta cultivar AM560-2 chromosome 16, M.esculenta_v8, whole genome shotgun sequence genome containing:
- the LOC110603157 gene encoding uncharacterized protein LOC110603157; amino-acid sequence: MEEGESVLEAIYEEDDILEEAEDVEMADVEEGELVEPKSQIDHGKSNGGGDGGGGGSACVSGNEASQSKNRRRRENKKRNRKKRGSLGPNVTDINRFVIDTCRRLKEKKSYMVYTAVSCLGVSALSDMVKEVDAIQACGGQMTADGRRCRTGGGILWNILKTREPMAYKEIMKKSKDFEKQLKQPNIRQAPQQNKEDSSQETTFSLTDKVASNGPDGSQVAPQNQHEQYNAEQKLRSVHDRMRVPVSYDDLLDNDPKNNSASA
- the LOC110603353 gene encoding probable protein phosphatase 2C 72 — protein: MGICISSASSEIHQAEDGLENVIYLEENIAFNKLCSLYSREGSKGLNQDSAILHQGYGVEDGAFCGVFDGHGKNGHIVSKIVRNSLPTLLLGQKNALEKMKRVADGNNEEVEDVSLPSKNFYTWKEACVNAFKVMDKEIKLQENLDCSCSGTTAVVVLKQGEDLVIANLGDSRAVLGTISENEIMPVQLTTDLKPTVPSEAERIRKCNGRVLALKEEPHIQRVWLPHEDTPGLAMSRAFGDFLLKNHGVIALPEISHRRLASNDQFIILATDGVWDVLSNSQVASIVWAADSEQAAAKAVVEAAVATWKKKFPCSKVDDCTAVCLFLNKRHRQDAADSGLSYSSS